The Streptococcaceae bacterium ESL0729 genome has a segment encoding these proteins:
- the rpmJ gene encoding 50S ribosomal protein L36, with amino-acid sequence MKVRPSVKPICEYCKVIRRNGRVMVICAVNPKHKQRQG; translated from the coding sequence ATGAAAGTAAGACCATCAGTAAAACCAATTTGCGAATACTGTAAAGTTATCCGTCGTAATGGTCGTGTTATGGTGATTTGCGCTGTAAACCCTAAACACAAACAACGTCAAGGTTAG